In the Zingiber officinale cultivar Zhangliang chromosome 5A, Zo_v1.1, whole genome shotgun sequence genome, tattattttttaaaaaaatatataaatttataaaattatttgataacattagaataattatataataaaaatattaattaattgttaaataattaattaatatataataaatgattataaattacttaattaataaaatatatatttattttttaaattattaaaagaaaatataacaaagaaaccggttattaaataattaattagcaTGTTAAAACATTAGTAGTTGTTTAGGATGTTTATTTCTAATTTGGAAGACCTAATTCGAATCTCTTCACCCaccaataaattattttttttgaaatatatagAAATTTagaaaacacaaacacaaattaaaaaaacaaaaaaaatcgaTCTCGAACTGGCAGGCCAATCGGGTCTGGTTTAGACCCAGCCTAGGTCGGGTCTACTAAGAATGATCCTTAAGAGTAACATCCTTAAATGAATCAATCGCAATTGGTTTTCAGGATCCCTTCCGGTGTTAGGGTTTTTACTATTTAGTCTTAGTAAAGTTCCTAGACgacgtattttttttaaatgagattTTCGATAACGATACATAAAGActccttttttattttattgaaatTAAATTGTTTAAGAATAAACAAAAAAAAGACAATGGATGCATTTGCCATAGTTCCAGCATTACGACAAACCCGTGTCAAATATATAGTTGATTTGGGTGCTCTAACCAAAATGAATCCAATTTCAGCTATGACCTTCTCCATTACATTGTTCTCATACACACAATGGCAGAGCCAAGTGAACAAGTACCCGGGCTGTAGCTCAGGGCCCAACGGcgataaaaaatgaaaaaagctTGGTGTTACTATGGGGGAAAAAAGTGAACAATAGTGGAAGGTAGCCTGGGTATCCGTGTGTACGTAGCCCACAACTTGGGTAGATCATCCGGGCGGGCTCCGCTAATGCATACACAGGAATACCCCTGTTAGCCGGCTTTTGTTGCAAATTCTAGAATTAGATTGGATAGGCTGATGGGATATTCATTTAAGAGTTCTGGAAAGGAttgaagaaactttatatccAAACTCTAGGGGTCTTTGAATAATCAAACATTCAATCAGGATAGTCGgtcaattcttttttttttatagagtaAAATTCGATTCAATAAaattcgtttgagctcgtttaatgaggtttgttaaaataaataaatcaagttcAAGTTTCACTATACTCGActtgttagctcgtgaacatgttcattagtaagctcatgaatcaatttttaaatgaaaaaataataattttgatattgaatttatagattttacactctacttatgaaaaacatagacaaatatattaaatttatttattagaataaaactataatttttaataagaatattataattttctctaaatatataatttaatttttaatgaatatttaaatttataatttatatttattaaactcattTAGACTCGATAAAAGCTCAAATAAGCTCGTGAttcataaatatatttattaaataaagctcaagctaaactcaattataaataaacTAAACTCAAATATTCAAAAGTTCAACTTGACTCGACTACATCCTTACATGCATGCTTCTAAACCTACACTTGGATATATAATCTGGTTGTTTCTCTGCAGTTGACTCCTGTTACACATATGAGTAATTTGAGTCTGTGTCAAGGTTTATTAAGCTGGATTCTGCGGACTTCTGTAGACTTCTGTTACACATGAGTAATTTGAGTCTGTGTCAGGGTTTATTAAGCTGGATTCTGCAGACTTCTGTTACACATGAGTAATTTGAGTCTGTGTCAGGGTTGAGTAATTTGAGTCTGTGTCAGGGTTTATTAAGCTGGATTCTGCAGACTTCTGTTACACATGAGTAATTTGAGTCTGTGTCAGGGTTTATTAAGCTGTATTGGGAGCAATGCGATGTATCCAGGTCCTGGATTGGGAACACCGTTCTTCTCTCGGTTGAAGCTGAATTGACCAGATCCACTCTTTTTAGGAGATCAAAAGGCAACAAAATATCTATGCAATAAAATGTCAACCACTTTTAATATAACTTAACAATATTCctgatattaaaataaataaagtttATTTCCAAACTAACTCacaatttaataatattttagtaAAGATccttttcatttaaatatttagggggcgtttggttaaatgataggaatgactatgggtatgagtttgataatAGGATGGAATGgaaataggaatggaaatgaaacccatcaagttatatgggtttggttgattctcataaatctagtaatcattccgaaaatgtcattcccaaacccacaatccaaacactatcttttactatcattccattccctcattcccaaactcatcaaccaaacacccccctTAACTTATATTTGACTCATGCAGTAGTGTAACATACAATAGTGTAACACAAATATAAGTTACTATGATGAATCCTCTCCccataaaaaataatatcataatgAATTAtcctcataaaaaattaatttaatatcataataAATCAATGTATTAGATATTAAATTAATAAGAATAAATACTATATTTAATCTTAATCAAAAATATGAGTTGTCTATCTGCAACCTCCCTTCTTTTATAGATCCAAATCGCACccaaaccatttgattcaaggaTGCGCGACTAAAGTTCCATGCTCTTCGTCCTCGTTAGTATAGTTTCATACCATACTGTGTTTGCACAGGACAAGAGTTACTCGTGGTCATCCCTACCCTCGACCGCCCACCTCCTCTCAACACATAGCTCATCCCCTCCTCCGCTGAAATTCTCTATCAATTTGGCAGCTCAGTTTGCTTGGATCATACTCTCCGGCTTCTACCGGAGGCATCGATGTTTGCTTGGATCATACTCTCCGGCTTCTACCGGAGGCATCGATGATGTCACATGCAAGACTCTTGGTGGCCTCTGTTTTCTCCGGTCACTGGAAGAGCACCTCTTCCGTCGGGATCCATAGGACAAAGCAAGATATTAAATGTTTTTCAAAGAAGATAATTGTATCTTTTTTgtttttctctctctctatatatatatatatatatatatatatatatatatatatatatatatatatatatatatatattttgcattCAGATGCAACAAACTCAGACACAGATAACATAAACCTTGAAAACTCGCAAGTATTTCACTGCTCATTGATGTCAGCAAGTTAACAATCAAAGGAAATTTTACTCGAATTGGGAATGGCAGTAGGTACCGTGAATATTTTGGATGAATGATAGCGTTGCATTCTAGCTATGATAGTTATTTGAAAACGGTAGGAAAACAATTCGAATATTCATATCGAGATCCTTCATCATCTTTACATTCTGAGTGcctaaaattttaatgaatactAATAAGTCCTGAAATTCTTTTCAGTATGAAAGAACAAAAAACttaacataacttaattttaaatttaaaactttatcaaatcatcaattaaaaattaattattaaagaattcagataattaaataataacatAATAGTACGGTAGTAAGATGAAGGTTTTAATGCATTTGCTGAGGGTAGATTCTGCTCCTTAGATCTCTACCAGAACACATACGTTGTTTACTGAATTAGATCATTAGCTATGGCACTGGTGAATATGGTGAGGCGACACTAAGCATCAaaataaattcattttaaatGTATACTTTAATAATGACCATTCATTAACTGATTAACTTACCCTGTCCATTGCCCAGGCCTGTTCGTTTTCACAAGAATCTTGTTATCATAACACAGTAAACGCAAAGCAACTCTTAAACCCGAACACTTGATCTAGCAATAAACGGGTGAAATCTAAAAGATTTTTCATCAAAAAAAGTCAAATTCAAATTTGCATAATACCACTAtcgaagttttattttttaactgtCGCCCTAAATAAAAATTCTCATATCTAATATAATAACCACATCTAATTTAATATGGAAACAAGGTTAGATACAAAATACCTTAGATACGCTGAGTAAAGGACAAACGAGAATATTACATCCAAGGTTTCTAAAGGGAAGTGGTTCAATGGAGGAGATTGGCATGTTCTTTGAAACTGCTCAAACTCAAAGCAAATTCACACCAGCAACATGCAACTTATTGAACCAGTTGGATCGACAAACAAAACAGTTGTTAGGCTGTGCTCCTAAGACTTTCATTTCAGATATCAGGTAGACTTGGACTAGATATGGCATCTGATCTGAGTCACCTTGATTTACCCATCCTTAATTCCACCCACTACCAGCTCCACCATCAGAGTTACCACCCCAGCCACCTTTGCTACTGCCACCATTGTTGTTGCCACCCCACCCTCCGCCACTAGCACCAGCTGAATTATCATCATTCCCATCAGCAAAACTACGTGCCTGATCATTTCCATCGCTGCTGTTCCCACCCTGACAACTTCCACCGCCCCAGCCACCTCCGTTACCAACACCACTGTTATTACCAACCCAGCCACAACTACTTCCCTCATGGCCACCAGCATTTGTATCACCCCAGCTAGGATGACCATCACTGCCTCTTCTTCCACCCCGACCACTGTTGCTTAGTGATATGTCATTAACGTCAGCAAAACCACTTCCCTTATCCCCACCACCATTACTACCCCACTTATCCTCCCCGCCCTGGCCGCCTCCAGTGTCCCAGCCATCTGTGCTACCTCTGTCACTGTTATCCCTGGCTCTGCCTCGGCCCCTGCGGCCACCATTGTTACCAACTCTCCAGCTACGACCACCACAGCTTCTTCCACTGCCAGCCCCAGTCCATTTGTCGCCGCTACCATCAGAACCACTTGCAAGATCTGCATCATTACTGCTTCTATGGTTGCTGCCCCTGCCTTGGTTGATTCCACAGCTCCATGAACCTGGGGCACCCATAGCATTGCCATTACCAGTAGATTCAGAATCCGTACTATCCTTCCCAGCATGTCCCCGCCCGCTGTTGTTCCAACCTCTGCCCCTCCCCCTGCCTCTGTCCCAGCGGCTACTAAAATTGCCTTCTGCTCCCCAGTTGCCAGTGCTACTGCCTCGTCCACTCTGACCTCTGTGACTGTCAGCACCAGTCGCAGCAGAACCACTACTCCAATCCCCATCATGATCATTGCTGCCTTTACTGTTATTCCCATATCGGTTACTTCCTCTTCCCCAGCCACTTGTGGTGCCACCAGTATTGTTACTACCATCCAGGACAGGATcagtaatatcatttccaacttgTCCCCACCCACTGTTGCTACTACCTCTGCCCCCCTGGCTACTATCATTACCAACTGCTCCCCAATTACCAGTACTGCCAGTCCCATCTGAATAACCACCACCAGTAGCAGCAGGCGCACTACCCCAATTCCCACCAGCATCATCATTGCCTCTATTGTTGTCCTGATGTTGGTTACTTCCCCAGCCACTTGTGGCACCAGCAGCATTGCTATTACCAACTGAGCCAAGATCAGTAATATCATTTCCACCTTGTCCCCACCCACTGTTGTTCCTACCACTATTCCTTCCCCTGCCTCTGCCCCTGCTGTTATTGCTACTACCTTCTTCTCCCCAGTTACTAGTAGAACTGCCTCTTCCGCTCCAACCTCTGTAATTGCCAGCCACAACTGACTTGTCACCACCAGTTGCGGCACCACCACCACACCAATTCTCACCATGGCCATCCCCGCTATTGTTTCTAACTCCACCACCTGCTTCTTGATTGCCCCAGCCACTTGTGAAGCCATTGCTGCCTCTATTTCCAGCCCCGACAGCATCAGTACCACCCGTTCCTACATCTCCTGAAGGTCCCCTTCCTCCTTGGCCACCAACATCATCCGTCGCACCCCAACTACCATCGCCACTGCCCCTGTGACTGCCAGTCCCAGAAGACTCATCACCACCAGTTCTCAGATTCCCCCAGCCACCAGTACTGCTGCCACCACCAGATCCCAGATTCCCCCAGCCACCAGCACTGTTGCCACCACTGCTATTCCCAGCCCAGACACCATCAGTACTATTGTTTTTATCTCCTGAGCTAACCCATCGCCCTTGGCCACTTACATTACCTTCCACACTTCCCCAACTCCCACCACCATCAGTACCTGAATTCGTGTTGCCACCCCAACCACTACCACCATCTCCGCCACCCCAGCCACCTTTGTTGGAGCCATCTATGTTACAGCCACCCCAGCCAGAACCTGCAGTATCACCCTTCATTTCCTCATAACCACTGTTGTCGCTTCCATCAGTACCAAAATCACTTCCTCTTTCACGACCACGCCCACGCCCACGTCCACGTCCACGACCACGACCACGACCTCGCCCTCGTTCATTTTGATTGCCAGTATTTCTAGAGTTAAATCTTCCATCTGCCAGGAAAAGCAACAACGAGAATTATCCTAACCAGGCGATGGCAAAGCTTATAAATAATACAAGACAACATTAACTCAGAAATGTGTAGCCAATTAAGTTTGTCAAACAGTGACTTCCAAAAATAATTCACAGAAGCACAAGTATCTTATTCTCTTTTCAGCTGGAAGGAAGTACAAAAGAAATCAGCAACTTttgagagaaataatagagaatGCATAAAACCTATCAACAATGTAAAGCCGGTTGATATACCCCTAAGAAGATCCAGCATAGAATTTCAGGAGCAGCATTCACCTATTACCACTATTCTAATCCAGATAAGGATGGTAGTAAATGCCCTTAACCATGTATCTGATAAAGATTAGAAATGAAAGCTCTAGTGGTCAAACACTTCCCTTTCTCAAGCAATCCTATAGATGGGAAGCATCAGATTTCACATATTGACTAAAACATGTGATTCGACCAATAAAATCAAGGATAATCTATCTCAACGACACACACTTCAGGACTTCTCTtctcattttattttctttatatatTGCATAACTATTCTTTTTGCAGCTCTACCTAACATTTCTGCCTACAAATTTTTATTGATAGTACAGTGCACTTCAACTTTCTTAACCACTATTGTCCCATAGATGATAGATGATATATTCATTGCCTAACCGTAATTAAACACCTTTAAATTGAGAACAAATATTCTTTAACAAGTTACATGCATGTGATACATACGTGCATGAGATACATCTTAAGTTACATTAAGTATTCAAATAATATTACAATATTCATCCTTCATAATCAAAACCTTTAATCCTTTAACAGAATATTTGACTTAAAATCAGTGTTTTCAGAAGCTGCACCATGCTGCTAGGAGCGACACTCCCAGGTACATTTAGTAGTTCAAGTGAGACAGCATAATATGCTCAAGACACAAGAAGATATGCCTAAATAACACACAATATCTTTTTTTATATTCTTATATTTTTTCTTAGACCTAAAAAAAGAGCGGAAAACCTAGAACATCTAACAACTCAATCTTTTGAATGTTGAAGGTCATGATTACATCCTCTGGAATATCTAAATTAGTTGTATACTGTAACAGGTTTATGGTACTAGTGACATTGATGCTCTTGACTAATAGTGTCATGCGACATTATATGGGCTCAGTTATGACTTATAATACAAAAAACATGGAATATATGACTGTGATTCTTTAATGGGTTACATAAATATGAATTCCAAGTATTACATTTCTGTGACTGCGAATGAATTTCTTTTGAATTTAGGGAAACTAATAAAATGATGTAAGTGTTAAATGTACTTAAATATGCTGCAGATACTGATATAaagcatatatttgatattttgaaAGTTTGCCTTGCCTCTCCTAGGTACATATACATCATGCCTGGGATGTATGATGTCTTAGTGCCTAATTAACCTAACAGGTCAAAAAATAACAGATCAAATGATTAGCTTGAATTGTCACTATTTTGCCACTGACAGATTTTTTTTTACCACTTCACCAAGCTATGGCAAACTAGCTGAGCATGTAATAATCATGTCAAGAAGTACGCTAACAAACCTCATGGAATTCGAATTGAACAATTCAACAACCAATAATAATTTGCAGAGTGGAAGCAATTCAATCATACTAAAATTTTGTTTCCAGAATTCACAGAAATGTGTTGAGAACTATCAAGAGTTGAAATATATAAACAGTTAAATGCTACTAATCACCTAATGCATTGTGTTTTAGATGTCTCTAATTAAAATGGCATACCCAGAATTATCCATTGCAGGAGAGGTTacaaatttcctttttcttttattgagAAGAGCAAATAGAGTTAGCAAACTTACCCCATAAAATGAAGTGTACTTCTAGTAGTTAATGTGAGGGTGGAATAATAAACCTTTACCAGCTACCGCTGAACTTTTTCAACAGAAAGATAAAAAGGATGGACTGGATCTTGAAGAATGTGGATGATTTAAACAATAAAGATATTGCACATTGAACAAGAATCCAAAAGTGGATAGGAATCCACAATTTATACTTCTCAATTTGCtaaagaacatatatatatatatacacacacacactaaTTTCAGGGTTTGTAAAGAGATGGTCACAAAAGGAAGTTCATAAACCAAAAAACAAAGAGATTTCAAAGAAAACCTTTCACTTTAAGAAAAAATGTAGATCCATATAAGTTGCTTATGTCCTCTCTAGTAACCTACTTGCCCTTTTAATTAAAGGGCATTCACAATTATTGTATCAGACTAACCAAAGCAAGCCTAATGAATATGCCTGAGACATTTAGACCAGCTGCATTAAATTTACGTTAAATTGGCAGCCATATCAAACCATGAATCTAAGAATCAAACTGGCAAAAAGAACCTCCAACCAATGTAGATGAATCATTAATGATTTAAGTACAAAACAAGAATAAGATGATCAAAACATATAAACGATCATAAGACGTTAATAATTGATAAATTAATCTGCAACTCTGCAGAGGCATGTACATCATCATCTATAGAGAGTTCAAATGATTTATCTTCTGGTTCCAAACAATCAGTCAAGGAAATAAAGCAAAACAATAAACAATATCAAGCTAATAAAACAATCCCAATTTCCCAAAAATGCAAGCCGGGAGTAATACAATAGAATATTCAAGTCAGTCATTTCGATTTCAAGGATCTAAATATTAGCTAAATTATGAAATCAATTTATATCAAAGTGCATGGCTACCACCAGCACATAACAGATAATGTGTATATTGGCAAATCACCACAATCAAACAATGCAAGCATGCTAGTCAATGATAGTAAATTTCATGTGTATCCACCCCCACCTCCACCCCCACCCCCCAAAAAAACAATGAAAAGTAAAACTTAGTAGAATTTTGTCCTAAACTCAGAATTCTGCATCCATCAATTAGTTACTTCTTTACTGGtagaaataatattaataaatgcAGTTGGTCCGACTGAATAGAAATCAAAATTTTATCGCAATTTGATAGTAAAGTTTCTAGAACACACTATGGCATCTATAGTACAAACTGGCTTGGCGCATGGATAAGAACTAGTTATTGTCAGACCAAGAGAAGACAGCAGGGCACTATAGGTGTGTGTGtagtattttattttgaaaaatggtAGCACTTCTTGTTAAGAacgcaagtaaaaaaaaaaacaaatatagcTGAAGATTCTCCatgaatatcaaaatcccaacagAATTAATGaagcttaaatttaaataattcataaGGGAAGTATATCAATTTTCAAAAGCATGAAGTTGATCAGGCATGGCATTGGCTCAGTCAGACAACTTTCATTAAGTAACAAAATCAGCAAAGATGAACTACCTGTAGATTCCCGATCACCAGAGGATACCCATGTAGGATTTTCTGTTGATACCTCTGCACCAAGTGTACATACAGATGGGCCCTCACCAAGTAGTGGCTTGTCTATGTTCTTCTGAAAATATGCAACTAAGTGATGAATGCTATCAAAATCCTTTTTCCGAAACCTGAAACCTTTGGGATACACCCCAACATACTCATGATGTGGATTTGCACTTCTAATATAGGATAAAATAAAAGTCCCAGGATGCTCATGAGAAACTCCAAAACAGTACACTATCCGCATTGGGTTTGCTGCCTTCTCTGCCTTCAGTTGATCATCAACCTCTTTCTGATTCCCTTTTCTGAATTTGTGAAACCCAAGCATGCTTTTCAAGTGGGTTACCAGTGGATCAACATATCGGTGCATGACCTAAAAGACAAGAGACAGGATTCTATTAGAAAGTTAGCTCACAAAACTGGCCaacagaattttaaaaaataaataaataaaacatgcaAATAGTTTCACAGTACATCATTGTTAAACAACTAAGGTGTGTAAGAGACAACCACTGTCAAATAGGAAAACCAAAGATTAGATTCCTATATTGCAAATAAAGACATAAAAGTTTCAATTTTGCAGCAACAAATTTCATACAGCATCAGACGGAGGAATGCATAAAAAGGCATTTCAGCATATTAGAATGGGAAAGCATTTGGCAACCTGGAGTTCAGTCTAAAAAATTTTGGATAACAAAAAATAGGTGCATCGAGTTTTGATCTCAATAAGAAGCAAAATTAGTACATGTCCTCTCCATATTAGATTCTTTATGTTCCTCATTCTCAAAATATAAATGTTGTCACTGGCAAATATTGTCTAAGGATGCCTTTTCAGAAGATAAGATAACAAAACTACACAAAGTTCAAGTATGCTATTTTTAGTTAAGACACGATATTATTTAGTCTTATGTCAATTAAATACTAGACATAAGAATTAATCTATCCTTTTTACTAGTGCAATGAAGAGTAGAAAATAGAAATCTGGTTCTGAAACTTATAATCTGAAATTTCATACATAATTGATCCAAAATtgaatataattataattattctgTCATGAAACATGTGATTGGAGACACTTTCAAGAGCTACAATAATTTGTTTTAGCTTCTTAACAATTGTCCTAAACTAAATGCTCCAAGAAGTGGTTGACATTGAGAAGTTGAAATTTGCAAAGAGGGAAATAGTATAATGCAGCTACCTCATTGAGATCTTCAAAGGACTCTTTATCAATTGTTAGTATCTTCCCCAGCCGAAGTAAGCTTGTCATATCTTTGTGATCTTTTCCTTTCTCAGCTATTTCTTTGTGAGCAAATACTCCATCAAAAACTTTCAAAGTCAACGTCAAAAATAATGGCCCTTTGGAACTGGGACGCATAATACTCACACCAGGTTCTTTATGAGAAAGGTACTGCATCATAGTAAGTTATAACACATATTTAATACATACAGCAGTGCTCAAGTAAACAAGAGGGTTAGTGAACTATTATATATAATTGATCATACACACCTCAATCGCCTCATCAGCTGTCAGATTCTGAAAACAGGGATGAACAATCATCCTTGATCTGAAAGGTTTATTTGCATATTCCTTGTTCTTCCGGACCTTCTCCATTTCACTGCCCATACTAATTTTATCTTCATTGTAATAAGGATCTCGCTTATCAATATAAGGGCCTTTTTGCAGGTCACTAGCTTTGGATGTCAAGTAAACCACATGCCTATTCTTATTCACATGCTTAATCTTGCATGTAAGTATATCCCCTACATGCACCTTCTCATAATCAAATCCTTCATCTGAAAAGTCATCAGAGGACACCATCCCTTTTAAACCAGAATCAAATACACAAATGACTTGACTCTCCTGTACATGGCGAACTGTCACTTGAACAATTTTCCCTTCTGGAATGGTATCATCTGTTTCTCCAGAGAGCATAGCAAACTCCTCCTCACAACTTGGTTCTTTAAAAGGTGCCCGATAGTCCCGAAATCCTTGTAGAAGCTCCATCTTTATATCATAAAGTGTCTCCCTTTTGTTTTTTCCATACTGGTCAAATATATTGTTTGCATACTCATCAATATCAAACACTTCAAGCTTGTGtggattttttttaacatgctcaatcaCCTTCTCCAGCATATCATCCATGTCATTTGCCTCCTTTAGAGCATCATCGCGATAGACATCCTTGGCCAAATTATTTGCCAGTTCATACGACTCTGGATGAATTCTAGTGTCATCCAAAAGGTCCATATTGAGGTTACTAAAAGAAGCCACCCCACTCTGTCTTACCCTTAAAAACCCAACAGCATTGATGAAAACCTTCATTTTAAGAATCTTTCCCATAGGAATCTCTTTGCGATTCGAAATAAATCCAGCCCTCAAAAATGCTTTTTGTAAGACAGATGCTTTTCGTGGACCAAGACCAGCAATAAATTGTAAAGGAGCAAAAAGCCATTCATGACTTGCTGCTAGGTTTATATCCACACCGACTTGGTTAGAAGCATCAACCATAATCTGCTCAACAACCTCATACTTCTCATCAGAAGTAAGGAAATGTTCCAGGGGATGAAATTTCCATGACAGTATTTCTTTTTCTTGTCCACAAAGAGTAGCCACCATAGCCAAAGGGTTTTGCAGATAGCGTCCAAGTGCCACAGCACGTTTCACAATGCCTTTAGAAAAACCACATCAAATAAGTCAATTTTGAAGCTAGTGAAATCTCTAAAGAAAATAATCCTTACCTGGTTGACCAGGTAGTTGTTCTGAAGCAAGCTTTGAATTCTCATAAAGACAAGGCAAAGTTTCATCGCAAAAGATAACAGAAATATTTTCCAATTCTTGACCAAGTTCTTTTGGATGATCCTCAATTATCTTGAACATAACCCACAAGACAATAAAACAAAAATGTAAGGTATTAACATTATTGTAAAAGGAGACCCCCCAGGGCCCCATCACCAGCATGCAATCCAGTGGTTCATCAAATTCCATATGCTATATCCACTATCAATATGCAAATTCAATAATGCAATGGACAAAACATGAACACATTTGAGAAATTGTAATGATTACTTAAACCTCAACCAAGTCAATTCAATTTACTAAGTTTTAACCAATTAACCTTTTGAACACAACTAAAAGCTAAAACCCAAGTCTTTGAGGCTATAGGAATCAACAAAAGAAATAGCAGCATGACCAAACTCCTAGAATTTCCTATTTTGCTGCTTCATACAAACTATACGACAGAACTTGAGAAAGACACAATTCTCTTCCTGAAaggattaataaaacttttacaACATTTCGGTAGGTAACATGTATCCTATTAAATAGTAAGCCTAAAATATTATATCTTATTTGCATTTCTTTTATATTACAAGGTAGATGTAAAGTATTTTTCATGAACTCTTTATGCTGATTTAAACTGTTAACAACTTATATTGTTATATTAAAGTTGAACATTTCTTGATAAGTACTACATGAATACTTCAATATTTTTGGTGTCCAATAGGTTCAAACTGAACTGAACCAAAGTAATAACACATATCAACCAAATTGAAAGCAAACAAGAATTATCAATTTGGCTCACTTTTATCTGGATTGAGTCAAATTGGCAAAGATCCATCAACGCCTCTAATTTTAACATTGTCATAAATGTTTTTACTTGTATGTAGTATGAAAAAGTTAGAAAAACTTGAAAGCCACTTGGCATGCACGTGTTGAATCATAGAATATAATCTTTACCATTTATTTCAAGAACATGTAATAATTTATCAAACTCCATCATGGGTAACACACTAATTAAAGGAATTCAAAGCATTTATAATGAGTCATCTTCTAAATAACCACACTGCAGGAAcctttttaaaagaattaaatTGGCAATTTTCTTAGGTCACTGGATAGCATTTGAAAGTTCAAAAAATCAGAAGCCATAACAAATAAAAGTAACAATACAATGAAACTGAAGTTACTAGAACATATGGGTCAGGACTCAGGAGTCTACATTGTATTTAGCAA is a window encoding:
- the LOC121979338 gene encoding transcription elongation factor SPT6 homolog isoform X2; the protein is MKGKAVNSGKRDKFKGKRAVVVDADDGEEEEVEGQDEYERGGFMADDIKEEETQESDEEMRSIKRKKNKKKRLLGKNFVLDEDDYELLDENKMSGFCPPKPGNGKFKRLKIGRDNELEDQQKAIGWHSQGGRSAEEKLKISLFGDDDDFADEAGQLEDRNVIGDEDEMAHFIVDEDVDDAGALVRKLTKEKSHQVLCIASSTSQALEIFGDLDTSVKKRLDDEFEPFVLSENCMTQKDDIIRERDIPERIQLSEDTTGPPPIDDQNVEEERNWIYDQLTDGRFSPLVGYDQVLKDINKDNIDNVLRMMHVQKFDIPFISMYRKELCDSLLKDLDDGMQEGDEMKSMKWHKILWTVQSLDRKWLLLQKRKSALCSYYTKHFEEESQRVDEETKLNLNNRLFDSVVLALNDAKSEREVDDIDVKFNLCFPPCEDDTYDGQFKRPKRKSLHAVSYNARLWQITNKFGASSETFGSLLSLEKISDEVEDNIESPEEVAAKFTCSTFETPKDVLNGARHMAAVEISCEPNVKKHVRNIFMEKAVVSISPTPEGNLAIDAYHQLGGVKWLRNKPLMEFVDAQWLLVQKGEENKLLHVSIKLPEDVQMKLLSDASNCYLSKGVSKSAQLWNEQRTMILKDSFLTHILPSIEKEARSLLTAKAKNWLCVEYGKQLWNKVLVGPFKRKHTDSDLENESEARVLACCWGPGKPATTFVMLDSAGELVDVLYAGSISVRSQAVTDQQRKRNDCQRLLKFMVNHQPHVICIGATNMACTQLRDDINEIIEDHPKELGQELENISVIFCDETLPCLYENSKLASEQLPGQPGIVKRAVALGRYLQNPLAMVATLCGQEKEILSWKFHPLEHFLTSDEKYEVVEQIMVDASNQVGVDINLAASHEWLFAPLQFIAGLGPRKASVLQKAFLRAGFISNRKEIPMGKILKMKVFINAVGFLRVRQSGVASFSNLNMDLLDDTRIHPESYELANNLAKDVYRDDALKEANDMDDMLEKVIEHVKKNPHKLEVFDIDEYANNIFDQYGKNKRETLYDIKMELLQGFRDYRAPFKEPSCEEEFAMLSGETDDTIPEGKIVQVTVRHVQESQVICVFDSGLKGMVSSDDFSDEGFDYEKVHVGDILTCKIKHVNKNRHVVYLTSKASDLQKGPYIDKRDPYYNEDKISMGSEMEKVRKNKEYANKPFRSRMIVHPCFQNLTADEAIEYLSHKEPGVSIMRPSSKGPLFLTLTLKVFDGVFAHKEIAEKGKDHKDMTSLLRLGKILTIDKESFEDLNEVMHRYVDPLVTHLKSMLGFHKFRKGNQKEVDDQLKAEKAANPMRIVYCFGVSHEHPGTFILSYIRSANPHHEYVGVYPKGFRFRKKDFDSIHHLVAYFQKNIDKPLLGEGPSVCTLGAEVSTENPTWVSSGDRESTDGRFNSRNTGNQNERGRGRGRGRGRGRGRGRGRERGSDFGTDGSDNSGYEEMKGDTAGSGWGGCNIDGSNKGGWGGGDGGSGWGGNTNSGTDGGGSWGSVEGNVSGQGRWVSSGDKNNSTDGVWAGNSSGGNSAGGWGNLGSGGGSSTGGWGNLRTGGDESSGTGSHRGSGDGSWGATDDVGGQGGRGPSGDVGTGGTDAVGAGNRGSNGFTSGWGNQEAGGGVRNNSGDGHGENWCGGGAATGGDKSVVAGNYRGWSGRGSSTSNWGEEGSSNNSRGRGRGRNSGRNNSGWGQGGNDITDLGSVGNSNAAGATSGWGSNQHQDNNRGNDDAGGNWGSAPAATGGGYSDGTGSTGNWGAVGNDSSQGGRGSSNSGWGQVGNDITDPVLDGSNNTGGTTSGWGRGSNRYGNNSKGSNDHDGDWSSGSAATGADSHRGQSGRGSSTGNWGAEGNFSSRWDRGRGRGRGWNNSGRGHAGKDSTDSESTGNGNAMGAPGSWSCGINQGRGSNHRSSNDADLASGSDGSGDKWTGAGSGRSCGGRSWRVGNNGGRRGRGRARDNSDRGSTDGWDTGGGQGGEDKWGSNGGGDKGSGFADVNDISLSNSGRGGRRGSDGHPSWGDTNAGGHEGSSCGWVGNNSGVGNGGGWGGGSCQGGNSSDGNDQARSFADGNDDNSAGASGGGWGGNNNGGSSKGGWGGNSDGGAGSGWN